The DNA sequence GCCGACGAGCAGCATCATGGCGCCGCAGAGCACGGCCATGGCCGGCGCGCCGACGACGAACTCCGGCCCGAACAGCCCGAGCACGGCCGGGGCGAAGAGGCCGAGCGTCACGTAGAAGGGCCAGGCGAGCAGCACCATCGCGCGGGTGGCGAGGGCCTGCAGGCGGCCCGCGTCGACCCGGTGCCCCGTGGCCAGCAGGGCACTCATCCGGGGGGAGACCGCGACCCGCGCGGCCGTGTCGACGAGCAGGCCCGCGGTCACCGCGCGCGAGACGACGGCGTACACCCCGGCGGCGGCGGGCGAGGCGAGCACCGCGACGAGCACCACGTCCACCCACGACAGCAGGATCTCCAGGGCGGCCGCCACCCCTCGCGCCGCCGCGAACCCCCAGAACTCCCGCGCCTCGCCCGCCAGGCGGCGGCGGACCGGCTGGGGCACGCCCGGGGCCGCGGTGCCCGGGGCGGGCACCGTGCCGCGCAGCGCCCGGTGCAGGACGACGACCGAGACGAGCAGCGCGGGCACCGCGGCGACGGCCCAGGCGTCCAGCGAGGTGCCCACGTCCAGCCCGAGCGCGACCGCTCCGGCCACCAGCAGCAGGCGCGTCGCCGGCAGACCGACCGACCACAGCAGCGTGAAGGGGACGATCCGGCCGAGCCCCCTGCTGGCCCCGAGGACGACGGCCAGCAGCGACGCCACGAGCGCCAGCGGCAGCACGCGGCGCACGGCCTCCCCGGTGGCGCCGTCCAGGAACGACGGCACGGCCCACCACAGCAGCGCCAGCGCGAGGCCGCCGACGACGAGCACCGGGACGACGGCCACGAGCACCGTGCTGCGGGCCCGGTGCGGCTCGCCCAGGGCGGCGGCGCGCGACAGCTGGCGCACGAGCGCGGTGTCCGCGCCGAGCTCGAGGACGTTGGCGGCGATGGTGAAGACGGCGACCGTGCTGAAGAACAGCCCGGCCCCGGTGTCGCCGTAGGCGCGGCCCACGAGCACCGACAGCGCCAGGCCCGCCACCGCCCCGGTGGCGCCGCCGGCCAGGCTGACCAGCCCCGCCCGGCCCAGCCGCTCAGCCACGACCGGCAGCGCCCGTGAGCCCGGTGCCGGGGGCGGCCACGGCGCCCGTGG is a window from the Aquipuribacter hungaricus genome containing:
- a CDS encoding lipopolysaccharide biosynthesis protein — translated: MAERLGRAGLVSLAGGATGAVAGLALSVLVGRAYGDTGAGLFFSTVAVFTIAANVLELGADTALVRQLSRAAALGEPHRARSTVLVAVVPVLVVGGLALALLWWAVPSFLDGATGEAVRRVLPLALVASLLAVVLGASRGLGRIVPFTLLWSVGLPATRLLLVAGAVALGLDVGTSLDAWAVAAVPALLVSVVVLHRALRGTVPAPGTAAPGVPQPVRRRLAGEAREFWGFAAARGVAAALEILLSWVDVVLVAVLASPAAAGVYAVVSRAVTAGLLVDTAARVAVSPRMSALLATGHRVDAGRLQALATRAMVLLAWPFYVTLGLFAPAVLGLFGPEFVVGAPAMAVLCGAMMLLVGAGMTQTLLLMGGRSRWQMTNKAVALAVLVVGDVLLVPGLGVLGAALAWAAAIAVDTVLAVVQVDRGLGVAIRPRDQLLAGALSLGVVGGVGAVVAATVGRDLTGLAMHAAVAVPAYALACVLLRRRLGLSAELLRGRPGAPAAGSAAPAPVEG